The Geoalkalibacter sp. sequence GCGCATAGGGGGAACTCAAGTCCACCCCCGCGCCGAGCGCGGCGGCGCGGGGCTCGGGCACCAGTTCGACCTCTACCGCGCCGGCGGCGCGCAGGGCGTCGCACAACGCTGCGCGTTCCGCGTCCCGTGCGTCCGTCGGCACCCCGGCGAGCACGCGGGGACCAAGCATCCCCCATTTTTTCACCCGCCCCAGACAAGGGCGCAGAAGCGCTGCGACCGAGGCGGGATTGGCAATGACGCCCTGGCGCAGCAGGGGCTCAGCCGTCGCGTTCCCGGCCAGGATTTCGATTCCTTCCCCCGTTGCAGCCACCCGAATGAACGCCGTCCCGACATCGATGGCGACCCTGGGCCGCCAGGGTCGCAGCGGATGAAAAGCAGCCATGGCGAGTTCCCCCTTCAAAAGCGCCGCCCCAGCGCACCAAGGCGACTACAGATGGAAATGCCCGGCGGCTTCGGGTTGATAGAGGATTTCTTCGATGCAAATTTTTTTCACGCCCGCCGGAACCGCCCATTCCACAATATCGCCTTGCGCAAAGCCTAAAATCGCCATGCCGATGGGCGAGGTCACGGACAGTCGGCCCTGGGCCAGATCAGCGCTCCCGGGCAACACCAGGGTCACCTCCATCACGCGATCGCCGTCCAGGTCACGCAGCCGCACCCGGGAATTGAGCGTCACGATGTCCGACGGAACCTGGCGGGACGCGACGATGCGGCCCCGGCCCAGTTCCTCGGCCAGGGCCTCCAGGCCCTCACGCTTGCGCGCAGGCAGGTTCCGCGCCCCTTCGAGCAGATCCTCGATTCTTTCGACATCATAATCGGTGAACGTCAAAGCTCTTTCGTTCATGATTTTCTAGCCTTTCCTTGAGAGTTGTCCAACCCGCCCGTCC is a genomic window containing:
- the rnk gene encoding nucleoside diphosphate kinase regulator — translated: MNERALTFTDYDVERIEDLLEGARNLPARKREGLEALAEELGRGRIVASRQVPSDIVTLNSRVRLRDLDGDRVMEVTLVLPGSADLAQGRLSVTSPIGMAILGFAQGDIVEWAVPAGVKKICIEEILYQPEAAGHFHL